One Thermoproteales archaeon genomic window carries:
- a CDS encoding PLDc N-terminal domain-containing protein — MNPLAMVLALITSATMLIFPFITVGIALFFYLAMFILWIAVVIWVYKDAEKRGENGVLWLLVVLVGGIIGLIVYLILREEKLAKTV, encoded by the coding sequence ATGAACCCGTTAGCTATGGTATTGGCACTAATAACCTCTGCAACTATGCTAATCTTCCCATTTATTACAGTAGGTATAGCTCTATTCTTCTATCTTGCAATGTTCATTTTATGGATCGCAGTTGTCATTTGGGTATATAAAGACGCTGAGAAAAGAGGAGAGAACGGAGTCTTATGGTTACTCGTGGTGCTTGTAGGCGGAATAATTGGTTTAATAGTATATTTAATACTGAGAGAGGAGAAACTAGCAAAAACAGTATAA